In Xiphias gladius isolate SHS-SW01 ecotype Sanya breed wild chromosome 5, ASM1685928v1, whole genome shotgun sequence, the following are encoded in one genomic region:
- the LOC120789901 gene encoding gamma-crystallin N-B-like isoform X1, which translates to MPQPKSRKIAVLGYRSVGKSSLTIQFVEGQFVDSYDPTIENTFTKTMTVNGQEYNLQLVDTAGQDEYSIFPQSYTIDVDGYILIYSVTSYKSFEVVRVIHEKLLDMVGNVQVPIILVGNKKDLHMERVIGFEEGKALAESWNAAFLESSAKENQITFYEGKCFTGRKLEVRGDCDNFQDRGFMNRVNSIRVESGAWICYDHPDFKGQQYILEHGEYPEFQRWNSHNDHMGSCKPIRMHGEHYRIELFEACNFSGQAVEICDDCPFLQSRGLSKNCINSVKVYGDGAWVMYEEPNFRGRMYIVERGEYSSHNEWQAQNPNIQSIRRVVNYF; encoded by the exons GGAAGTCGTCGCTCACCATCCAGTTCGTGGAGGGGCAGTTCGTCGACTCCTACGACCCCACCATAGAGAACA CGTTCACCAAGACGATGACCGTGAACGGCCAGGAGTACAACCTGCAGCTGGTCGACACGGCCGGTCAG GATGAGTACTCCATCTTCCCCCAGAGTTACACCATCGACGTGGACGGCTACATCCTCATCTACTCTGTGACGTCCTACAAAAG TTTTGAGGTGGTCAGAGTGATCCACGAGAAGCTGCTGGACATGGTGGGAAACGTCCa aGTACCAATCATATTAGTTGGAAACAAGAAAGACTTACATATGGAGAG GGTGATCGGTTTCGAGGAGGGGAAAGCTCTGGCGGAGTCCTGGAACGCGGCCTTCCTCGAGTCTTCAGCCAAAGAAAACCAG atTACCTTCTATGAGGGGAAGTGCTTCACCGGCAGGAAGCTGGAGGTCAGAGGGGACTGTGACAACTTCCAGGACCGCGGCTTCATGAACAG gGTGAACTCCATCCGTGTGGAGAGCGGAGCCTGGATCTGCTATGACCACCCCGACTTCAAGGGCCAGCAGTACATCCTGGAGCACGGAGAGTACCCGGAGTTTCAGAGGTGGAACTCCCACAACGACCACATGGGATCCTGCAAACCCATCCGCATG CACGGCGAGCACTACCGCATCGAGCTGTTCGAGGCCTGTAACTTCTCCGGTCAGGCTGTGGAGATCTGCGACGACTGTCCCTTCCTGCAGAGCCGCGGACTGTCCAAGAACTGCATCAACTCCGTCAAGGTCTACGGAGACGGAGC CTGGGTGATGTACGAGGAGCCAAACTTCCGCGGACGCATGTACATCGTGGAGCGCGGAGAGTACAGCAGCCATAACGAGTGGCAGGCCCAGAACCCCAACATCCAGTCCATCCGCAGAGTCGTCAACTACTTCTAA
- the LOC120789901 gene encoding GTP-binding protein Rheb-like isoform X3, translated as MPQPKSRKIAVLGYRSVGKSSLTIQFVEGQFVDSYDPTIENTFTKTMTVNGQEYNLQLVDTAGQDEYSIFPQSYTIDVDGYILIYSVTSYKSFEVVRVIHEKLLDMVGNVQVPIILVGNKKDLHMERVIGFEEGKALAESWNAAFLESSAKENQTAVEVFRRMILEVEKMEAGQPQGRSPCSMM; from the exons GGAAGTCGTCGCTCACCATCCAGTTCGTGGAGGGGCAGTTCGTCGACTCCTACGACCCCACCATAGAGAACA CGTTCACCAAGACGATGACCGTGAACGGCCAGGAGTACAACCTGCAGCTGGTCGACACGGCCGGTCAG GATGAGTACTCCATCTTCCCCCAGAGTTACACCATCGACGTGGACGGCTACATCCTCATCTACTCTGTGACGTCCTACAAAAG TTTTGAGGTGGTCAGAGTGATCCACGAGAAGCTGCTGGACATGGTGGGAAACGTCCa aGTACCAATCATATTAGTTGGAAACAAGAAAGACTTACATATGGAGAG GGTGATCGGTTTCGAGGAGGGGAAAGCTCTGGCGGAGTCCTGGAACGCGGCCTTCCTCGAGTCTTCAGCCAAAGAAAACCAG ACGGCCGTGGAGGTGTTCAGGAGGATGATCCTGGAGGTGGAGAAGATGGAGGCGGGTCAGCCGCAGGGTCGCTCACCCTGCTCTATGATGTAG
- the LOC120789901 gene encoding gamma-crystallin N-B-like isoform X2, which translates to MTVNGQEYNLQLVDTAGQDEYSIFPQSYTIDVDGYILIYSVTSYKSFEVVRVIHEKLLDMVGNVQVPIILVGNKKDLHMERVIGFEEGKALAESWNAAFLESSAKENQITFYEGKCFTGRKLEVRGDCDNFQDRGFMNRVNSIRVESGAWICYDHPDFKGQQYILEHGEYPEFQRWNSHNDHMGSCKPIRMHGEHYRIELFEACNFSGQAVEICDDCPFLQSRGLSKNCINSVKVYGDGAWVMYEEPNFRGRMYIVERGEYSSHNEWQAQNPNIQSIRRVVNYF; encoded by the exons ATGACCGTGAACGGCCAGGAGTACAACCTGCAGCTGGTCGACACGGCCGGTCAG GATGAGTACTCCATCTTCCCCCAGAGTTACACCATCGACGTGGACGGCTACATCCTCATCTACTCTGTGACGTCCTACAAAAG TTTTGAGGTGGTCAGAGTGATCCACGAGAAGCTGCTGGACATGGTGGGAAACGTCCa aGTACCAATCATATTAGTTGGAAACAAGAAAGACTTACATATGGAGAG GGTGATCGGTTTCGAGGAGGGGAAAGCTCTGGCGGAGTCCTGGAACGCGGCCTTCCTCGAGTCTTCAGCCAAAGAAAACCAG atTACCTTCTATGAGGGGAAGTGCTTCACCGGCAGGAAGCTGGAGGTCAGAGGGGACTGTGACAACTTCCAGGACCGCGGCTTCATGAACAG gGTGAACTCCATCCGTGTGGAGAGCGGAGCCTGGATCTGCTATGACCACCCCGACTTCAAGGGCCAGCAGTACATCCTGGAGCACGGAGAGTACCCGGAGTTTCAGAGGTGGAACTCCCACAACGACCACATGGGATCCTGCAAACCCATCCGCATG CACGGCGAGCACTACCGCATCGAGCTGTTCGAGGCCTGTAACTTCTCCGGTCAGGCTGTGGAGATCTGCGACGACTGTCCCTTCCTGCAGAGCCGCGGACTGTCCAAGAACTGCATCAACTCCGTCAAGGTCTACGGAGACGGAGC CTGGGTGATGTACGAGGAGCCAAACTTCCGCGGACGCATGTACATCGTGGAGCGCGGAGAGTACAGCAGCCATAACGAGTGGCAGGCCCAGAACCCCAACATCCAGTCCATCCGCAGAGTCGTCAACTACTTCTAA
- the LOC120789899 gene encoding uncharacterized protein C9orf152-like isoform X1, translating to MSCSCCCCVTPSGELLEGIRKKERLVREEEEEEEEEAGEEEEEENRRNMDVSLLREQYRSTRERQRRQTQVLLFRKVSEELSEAVSIIPVTQGLTSPPPAITVDPDLSTCDPWHVHLGLHRRSCPGVTVRVPATNTSVTGSSGCSSTSSYEAVGWQQESRGRKLAADSTSDSPCSSFNSSKEEDPFRVEGSIGDSVGGSKVDPVQISVTGSPRASEQNSSDGSGEGPPDESQESSAPGSLTGSDDSSTPVVSITCSPSSSATNLHEDLKENGSTDVKTSDGVQQTRGSPAQRDSRKDSVLALRFTRQLSVGGLGSSSGVHQNQNYYPFPNRRTPRISEAAKKLGMYSSF from the exons AtgtcctgctcctgctgctgctgcgtgaCTCCCAGCGGGGAGCTGCTGGAGG GGATCAGGAAGAAGGAGCGGCTggtcagggaggaggaggaggaggaggaggaggaagcaggagaggaagaggaagaggagaacagGAGGAACATGGACGTCTCCCTGCTCAGAGAACAATACAGGAGCaccagagagaggcagaggagacaaACTCAGGTGCTCCTGTTCAGGAAAG tctCTGAGGAGCTGTCGGAGGCCGTCAGCATCATCCCCGTCACTCAGGGTTTGACGTCGCCACCGCCGGCCATAACCGTCGACCCCGACCTGTCGACCTGCGACCCCTGGCACGTCCACCTGGGCCTCCACCGGCGCTCCTGCCCCGGCGTTACCGTCCGGGTCCCGGCGACAAACACCAGCGTCACAGGTTCCTCCGG gtgttCATCGACTTCTTCCTATGAGGCCGTCGGCTGGCAGCAGGAGTCCAGGGGCAGAAAACTGGCTGCGGATTCGACGTCAGATTCCCCCTGCAGCTCCTTCAACAGCAGCAAAGAAGAGGACCCCTTCAGAGTAGAGGGGTCCATAGGAGATTCCGTCGGTGGTTCCAAGGTGGATCCGGTCCAGATTTCTGTCACTGGATCGCCAAGGGCTTCTGAGCAAAACTCCAGTGACGGATCCGGAGAAGGTCCTCCCGACGAGTCTCAGGAGAGTTCGGCCCCCGGCTCTCTGACCGGCTCCGATGACAGCTCCACCCCCGTTGTCTCCATCACCTGCTCCCCCAGCAGCTCCGCCACCAACCTACACGAAGACCTGAAGGAGAACGGGTCTACGGATGTAAAGACCAGTGACGGCGTCCAGCAGACCAGAGGCAGCCCAGCACAGAGGGACTCCAGGAAGGACTCGGTCCTTGCCCTCAGGTTTACCAGGCAGCTGAGCGTAGGGGGGTTGGGCTCATCCTCAGGGGTCCACCAGAACCAGAACTACTACCCGTTCCCCAACAGGAGGACCCCGAGGATCTCGGAGGCCGCCAAGAAGCTGGGGATGTACTCGTCCTTCTGA
- the LOC120789899 gene encoding uncharacterized protein C9orf152-like isoform X2 — translation MDVSLLREQYRSTRERQRRQTQVLLFRKVSEELSEAVSIIPVTQGLTSPPPAITVDPDLSTCDPWHVHLGLHRRSCPGVTVRVPATNTSVTGSSGCSSTSSYEAVGWQQESRGRKLAADSTSDSPCSSFNSSKEEDPFRVEGSIGDSVGGSKVDPVQISVTGSPRASEQNSSDGSGEGPPDESQESSAPGSLTGSDDSSTPVVSITCSPSSSATNLHEDLKENGSTDVKTSDGVQQTRGSPAQRDSRKDSVLALRFTRQLSVGGLGSSSGVHQNQNYYPFPNRRTPRISEAAKKLGMYSSF, via the exons ATGGACGTCTCCCTGCTCAGAGAACAATACAGGAGCaccagagagaggcagaggagacaaACTCAGGTGCTCCTGTTCAGGAAAG tctCTGAGGAGCTGTCGGAGGCCGTCAGCATCATCCCCGTCACTCAGGGTTTGACGTCGCCACCGCCGGCCATAACCGTCGACCCCGACCTGTCGACCTGCGACCCCTGGCACGTCCACCTGGGCCTCCACCGGCGCTCCTGCCCCGGCGTTACCGTCCGGGTCCCGGCGACAAACACCAGCGTCACAGGTTCCTCCGG gtgttCATCGACTTCTTCCTATGAGGCCGTCGGCTGGCAGCAGGAGTCCAGGGGCAGAAAACTGGCTGCGGATTCGACGTCAGATTCCCCCTGCAGCTCCTTCAACAGCAGCAAAGAAGAGGACCCCTTCAGAGTAGAGGGGTCCATAGGAGATTCCGTCGGTGGTTCCAAGGTGGATCCGGTCCAGATTTCTGTCACTGGATCGCCAAGGGCTTCTGAGCAAAACTCCAGTGACGGATCCGGAGAAGGTCCTCCCGACGAGTCTCAGGAGAGTTCGGCCCCCGGCTCTCTGACCGGCTCCGATGACAGCTCCACCCCCGTTGTCTCCATCACCTGCTCCCCCAGCAGCTCCGCCACCAACCTACACGAAGACCTGAAGGAGAACGGGTCTACGGATGTAAAGACCAGTGACGGCGTCCAGCAGACCAGAGGCAGCCCAGCACAGAGGGACTCCAGGAAGGACTCGGTCCTTGCCCTCAGGTTTACCAGGCAGCTGAGCGTAGGGGGGTTGGGCTCATCCTCAGGGGTCCACCAGAACCAGAACTACTACCCGTTCCCCAACAGGAGGACCCCGAGGATCTCGGAGGCCGCCAAGAAGCTGGGGATGTACTCGTCCTTCTGA
- the nub1 gene encoding NEDD8 ultimate buster 1 isoform X1 produces the protein MAEQNAEAKLKNLLKQERIQLWNPPFTDDDNQPGCRHMQELAERYAPLVLLSVSEVGGALESIRVQTVKRGKGNKTYRETNVATLELLLPRDSRKDPKSKKNYLETRLDMLVQEVVDRIGAEYGLQYIKLILNGKTLSVDQRLDEQGVKNHSKMMVLKVSDAELKQQMSKEEEKKKQQSESLQRTQKGFQILSERDGSEDPETTPFLEIADQRGNPLKIPHKKRKTLILAMGFHEKGRSLMKRKQYDNALCHLLQADQQFSKCDSALLNAVDNYAVLQLDIVWCYRALEALSCLEDGKSRLQRAEDCFLQCYGEQRERLLMIKGNTGREEVLFLRLYLLQSLLSYIEGNDAQARHQLSKVESLYSRLCLDSEKMAQLMALGFSEREARLGLRACRGDLQEAAIHISNRRQEREELKQRERQRRRRRVEDIASLMELGYSRRDAARALHRADGDLNKACEILQDSSAAAQATNNNTEGAVSPERVEQLLYLGFERGASEAALALTGGDVQSATQLLLDNGGVLSPHSTSTSTSTSTSSSTSPSSEEPTTSSNFTEDDELVSEVLEDISRHEEDYLDLTLEEESELMDTIKSYLNRGSAHTV, from the exons ATGGCGGAGCAGAACGCCGAGGCGAAGCTGAAGAACCTGCTGAAGCAGGAGAGGATCCAGCTGTGGAATCCCCCGTTCACCGACGACGACAACCAGCCGGGATGCCGGCACATGCAG gAGCTGGCGGAACGCTACGCCCCCCTGGTGCTTCTGTCTGTGTCGGAGGTGGGGGGCGCTCTGGAGTCCATCAGAGTTCAGACggtgaagagagggaaaggaaacaAGACGTACAGAGAGACCAACGTGGCAacgctggagctgctgctgcccagAGACAGCAGGAAG gatCCAAAGTCGAAGAAGAACTACCTGGAGACGAGGCTGGACATGTTGGTTCAGGAGGTGGtggacag gATTGGAGCGGAGTACGGCCTCCAATACATCAAACTGATCCTGAACGGGAAAACTTTGTCCGTAG ACCAGCGTCTGGACGAGCAGGGTGTGAAGAACCACAGTAAGATGATGGTGCTGAAGGTGAGCGATGCTGAGTTGAAACAACAGATGagtaaggaggaggagaagaagaagcagcagagcGAGAGCCTCCAGAGGACCCAGAAAGGCTTCCAGATCCTGTCAGAGAGAG ACGGCAGCGAGGACCCAGAAACCACGCCCTTCCTGGAGATCGCTGACCAGAGGGGGAACCCGCTGAAGATCCCGCACAAGAAGAGGAAG acTCTGATCCTGGCCATGGGTTTTCACGAGAAAGGTCGTTCTCTGATGAAGAGGAAGCAGTATGACAACGCTCTGTGTCACCTGCTGCAGGCCGACCAGCAGTTCAG TAAGTGCGACTCGGCTCTGCTCAACGCGGTGGATAACTACGCCGTCCTGCAGCTGGACATTGTGTGGTGTTACCGAGCTCTGGAGGCTCTGTCCTGTCTGGAGGACGGCAAGAGCCGCCTGCAGAGAGCCGAGGACTGTTTCCTTCAGTGTTACGGAGAACAGCGGGAGAGGCTGCTCATGATCAAG ggTAACACGGGCAGAGAGGAGGTGTTGTTTCTCCGGCTGTATCTCCTCCAGAGTCTCCTCTCCTACATCGAAGGAAACGACGCTCAGGCCCGACACCAGCTCTCCAAA GTGGAGTCTCTCTACAGCCGTCTGTGTCTGGACTCGGAGAAAATGGCTCAGCTGATGGCTCTGGGTTTCTCGGAGAGAGAGGCCCGGCTCGGACTCAGAGCCTGTCGGGGGGACCTGCAAGAGGCCGCTATCCACATCAGCAACCGCAGACAG GAGCGGGAGGAGctgaagcagagggagaggcagaggaggaggaggagggttgaGGACATCGCCAGCCTCATGGAGCTGGGATACTCCCGGAGAGACGCCGCCAGAGCTCTGCACCGCGCTGACGGAGACCTCAACAAAGCTTGCGAG ATCCTCCAGGACTCCAGTGCGGCTGCTCAGGCCACCAATAACAACACGGAGGGGGCGGTGAGTCCGGAGAGGGTGGAGCAG ttgTTGTATTTGGGTTTCGAGAGGGGCGCGTCTGAAGCAGCTCTTGCTCTGACGGGCGGAGACGTCCAATCAGCgactcagctgctgctggacaaCGGGGGCGTCCTCTCCCCGcactccacctccacctccacctccacctccacctcctcctccacctccccctcctcggAGGAGcccaccacctcctccaacttcacag aGGACGACGAGCTAGTGAGCGAAGTGTTGGAGGACATCTCCCGTCACGAGGAGGACTATCTCGACCTGacgctggaggaggagagcgagcTCATGGACACCATAAAGAGCTACCTGAACCGAGGCTCCGCACACACcgtgtga
- the nub1 gene encoding NEDD8 ultimate buster 1 isoform X2 translates to MAEQNAEAKLKNLLKQERIQLWNPPFTDDDNQPGCRHMQELAERYAPLVLLSVSEVGGALESIRVQTVKRGKGNKTYRETNVATLELLLPRDSRKDPKSKKNYLETRLDMLVQEVVDRIGAEYGLQYIKLILNGKTLSVDQRLDEQGVKNHSKMMVLKVSDAELKQQMSKEEEKKKQQSESLQRTQKGFQILSERDGSEDPETTPFLEIADQRGNPLKIPHKKRKTLILAMGFHEKGRSLMKRKQYDNALCHLLQADQQFSKCDSALLNAVDNYAVLQLDIVWCYRALEALSCLEDGKSRLQRAEDCFLQCYGEQRERLLMIKGNTGREEVLFLRLYLLQSLLSYIEGNDAQARHQLSKVESLYSRLCLDSEKMAQLMALGFSEREARLGLRACRGDLQEAAIHISNRRQEREELKQRERQRRRRRVEDIASLMELGYSRRDAARALHRADGDLNKACEILQDSSAAAQATNNNTEGAVSPERVEQLLYLGFERGASEAALALTGGDVQSATQLLLDNGGVLSPHSTSTSTSTSTSSSTSPSSEEPTTSSNFTEDDELVSEVLEDISRHEEDYLDLTLEEESELMDTIKSYLNRGSAHTV, encoded by the exons ATGGCGGAGCAGAACGCCGAGGCGAAGCTGAAGAACCTGCTGAAGCAGGAGAGGATCCAGCTGTGGAATCCCCCGTTCACCGACGACGACAACCAGCCGGGATGCCGGCACATGCAG gAGCTGGCGGAACGCTACGCCCCCCTGGTGCTTCTGTCTGTGTCGGAGGTGGGGGGCGCTCTGGAGTCCATCAGAGTTCAGACggtgaagagagggaaaggaaacaAGACGTACAGAGAGACCAACGTGGCAacgctggagctgctgctgcccagAGACAGCAGGAAG gatCCAAAGTCGAAGAAGAACTACCTGGAGACGAGGCTGGACATGTTGGTTCAGGAGGTGGtggacag gATTGGAGCGGAGTACGGCCTCCAATACATCAAACTGATCCTGAACGGGAAAACTTTGTCCGTAG ACCAGCGTCTGGACGAGCAGGGTGTGAAGAACCACAGTAAGATGATGGTGCTGAAGGTGAGCGATGCTGAGTTGAAACAACAGATGagtaaggaggaggagaagaagaagcagcagagcGAGAGCCTCCAGAGGACCCAGAAAGGCTTCCAGATCCTGTCAGAGAGAG ACGGCAGCGAGGACCCAGAAACCACGCCCTTCCTGGAGATCGCTGACCAGAGGGGGAACCCGCTGAAGATCCCGCACAAGAAGAGGAAG acTCTGATCCTGGCCATGGGTTTTCACGAGAAAGGTCGTTCTCTGATGAAGAGGAAGCAGTATGACAACGCTCTGTGTCACCTGCTGCAGGCCGACCAGCAGTTCAG TAAGTGCGACTCGGCTCTGCTCAACGCGGTGGATAACTACGCCGTCCTGCAGCTGGACATTGTGTGGTGTTACCGAGCTCTGGAGGCTCTGTCCTGTCTGGAGGACGGCAAGAGCCGCCTGCAGAGAGCCGAGGACTGTTTCCTTCAGTGTTACGGAGAACAGCGGGAGAGGCTGCTCATGATCAAG ggTAACACGGGCAGAGAGGAGGTGTTGTTTCTCCGGCTGTATCTCCTCCAGAGTCTCCTCTCCTACATCGAAGGAAACGACGCTCAGGCCCGACACCAGCTCTCCAAA GTGGAGTCTCTCTACAGCCGTCTGTGTCTGGACTCGGAGAAAATGGCTCAGCTGATGGCTCTGGGTTTCTCGGAGAGAGAGGCCCGGCTCGGACTCAGAGCCTGTCGGGGGGACCTGCAAGAGGCCGCTATCCACATCAGCAACCGCAGACAG GAGCGGGAGGAGctgaagcagagggagaggcagaggaggaggaggagggttgaGGACATCGCCAGCCTCATGGAGCTGGGATACTCCCGGAGAGACGCCGCCAGAGCTCTGCACCGCGCTGACGGAGACCTCAACAAAGCTTGCGAG ATCCTCCAGGACTCCAGTGCGGCTGCTCAGGCCACCAATAACAACACGGAGGGGGCGGTGAGTCCGGAGAGGGTGGAGCAG ttgTTGTATTTGGGTTTCGAGAGGGGCGCGTCTGAAGCAGCTCTTGCTCTGACGGGCGGAGACGTCCAATCAGCgactcagctgctgctggacaaCGGGGGCGTCCTCTCCCCGcactccacctccacctccacctccacctccacctcctcctccacctccccctcctcggAGGAGcccaccacctcctccaacttcacag aGGACGACGAGCTAGTGAGCGAAGTGTTGGAGGACATCTCCCGTCACGAGGAGGACTATCTCGACCTGacgctggaggaggagagcgagcTCATGGACACCATAAAGAGCTACCTGAACCGAGGCTCCGCACACACcgtgtg a